A single region of the Bartonella harrusi genome encodes:
- a CDS encoding acyl-CoA dehydrogenase family protein: MNTISVQNARKKNAFLSDTLMFRIASTLPKFLLASFEEIGDFVASHEAWELSSLANRYRPILRYNDEWGQPIEKLEIHSSYQTLQQYSRQVGLVTSLWENTTSENGVRYQARAIRLALSAGLETGHLNEVIISSATLAVLISDVDLFSKWQNMLLSRQYDLSSKPVNRKGAASLTCAFDDVARYEKYAFNFPTVKKISFDEKVGRDLYRLNVTKTNVINPIVDGYLVSAELDGHLSCFLVPRIQENGALNGTISIRHLLQHSGESLTPEGVVDFQGCYGWLLGNVGEGLKAIKDIETMMRFDQSVISAGVLRAALQFGIDFFRQKAPDQPLPPLTERIFADIALDIAAAQALVLRLARAFDNAANDRSEAAFARIMAPIIAYHVSQLVIPIIGEIIAQLGIGSFVEGNPLSQMLCNSPARIVRNSSANQLVKDAILIAEKAPGLFQKLLEKIAVDIGPAGPRAIEIIKSAVEMASENEGAGRFFVEQVAYATAAASLRSIDIEHVANAYMESRLGGQWRSSYGMLIARYNAGHLLNVLYPSI; encoded by the coding sequence ATGAATACTATATCTGTGCAAAATGCCCGCAAAAAAAATGCCTTTCTCAGTGATACGCTTATGTTTCGTATTGCCTCTACTTTGCCTAAATTTTTATTAGCAAGTTTTGAAGAAATAGGAGATTTTGTAGCGAGCCATGAAGCATGGGAACTTTCCTCTTTGGCAAATCGTTATCGACCAATTTTGCGTTATAATGACGAATGGGGACAACCAATAGAAAAGCTAGAGATACATTCCTCTTATCAAACTCTTCAGCAATATTCTAGGCAAGTTGGTTTAGTCACTTCACTTTGGGAAAATACCACTTCAGAAAACGGAGTACGATATCAAGCCCGTGCTATTCGCTTGGCTTTATCTGCAGGTTTAGAAACAGGACATTTGAATGAGGTTATTATCTCAAGTGCGACTCTTGCAGTTTTAATTAGTGATGTTGATCTCTTTAGTAAATGGCAAAATATGCTTTTATCACGACAATATGATTTATCGTCTAAACCTGTTAATAGAAAAGGGGCGGCTTCACTCACTTGTGCTTTTGATGATGTTGCACGATACGAAAAATACGCTTTCAATTTTCCAACTGTTAAAAAAATTTCTTTTGATGAAAAAGTTGGGCGTGATCTGTATCGTTTAAATGTTACAAAAACGAATGTTATTAATCCTATCGTTGATGGATATCTTGTGAGTGCAGAGTTAGACGGTCATCTAAGCTGCTTTTTAGTTCCACGTATACAAGAAAATGGAGCGTTAAATGGTACCATATCAATTCGTCATTTGTTACAGCATTCCGGAGAATCTTTAACTCCAGAGGGTGTTGTTGATTTTCAGGGCTGTTATGGTTGGCTTTTAGGAAATGTAGGGGAGGGGCTTAAAGCTATTAAGGATATCGAAACGATGATGCGTTTTGATCAGTCCGTCATATCAGCTGGTGTTTTGCGCGCTGCACTTCAATTTGGTATCGATTTTTTTCGGCAAAAAGCACCAGATCAACCTTTACCACCCCTAACAGAACGTATTTTTGCAGATATTGCACTGGATATTGCTGCTGCACAAGCATTGGTTTTACGTTTAGCGCGAGCATTTGATAATGCAGCAAATGATCGCTCTGAAGCAGCTTTTGCACGGATTATGGCACCTATTATTGCTTATCATGTCAGTCAACTCGTCATACCTATTATTGGTGAGATTATTGCACAGCTTGGTATAGGAAGTTTTGTAGAAGGCAATCCATTATCGCAAATGTTGTGCAATAGTCCGGCACGAATTGTGAGAAATAGTTCTGCGAATCAATTGGTAAAGGATGCAATTCTCATCGCTGAAAAAGCACCGGGATTATTTCAGAAATTGTTAGAAAAAATTGCTGTTGATATTGGACCAGCGGGACCACGGGCAATTGAAATTATTAAATCTGCTGTAGAGATGGCATCGGAAAATGAGGGAGCAGGAAGATTTTTTGTTGAACAAGTAGCGTATGCAACTGCAGCCGCATCGTTACGTTCTATAGACATAGAACATGTAGCGAATGCTTATATGGAAAGCCGCCTTGGGGGACAATGGAGATCTTCCTATGGAATGCTTATTGCACGATATAATGCAGGACATTTGTTAAATGTCCTCTATCCTTCCATATGA
- the gatC gene encoding Asp-tRNA(Asn)/Glu-tRNA(Gln) amidotransferase subunit GatC — MSVDQETVKRVAHLARIAVHDDETERMTKELNVILGFVKQLNDIDVSSVEALTSVMPMALQMREDDVTDGDIAADIVANAPVTEENFFLVSKIVE, encoded by the coding sequence ATGTCTGTTGATCAAGAAACAGTCAAGCGGGTGGCGCACTTGGCGCGTATTGCTGTCCATGACGATGAAACAGAACGTATGACAAAAGAACTCAATGTCATTTTAGGTTTTGTAAAACAATTAAATGATATCGATGTCAGCAGTGTTGAAGCATTAACCTCCGTAATGCCAATGGCTTTACAAATGCGTGAAGATGATGTCACAGATGGTGATATAGCGGCAGATATCGTAGCAAATGCACCTGTTACAGAAGAAAATTTCTTTCTTGTTTCAAAAATTGTTGAGTAA
- a CDS encoding aspartate carbamoyltransferase catalytic subunit — MTQNTFFPFFPHQHLLGIKNLNVEDLIILLDRADANVNLSQKIDTIKSTLCGRTQINLFFEASTRTQSSFELAGKRLGANVMSMAIGNSSVKKGETLIDTAETLNAMKPDILVIRHRSAGAVALLAQKVDCCVINAGDGAHEHPTQALLDALTIKRTKGRIEGLTVAICGDILHSRVARSNILSLNALGARVRAVAPSTLLPTGIADMSVEVFNTMKEGLKGADVIMMLRLQHERMNGSFIPSIREYFHYFGLHKKNLAYAKSDCIVLHPGPINRGVEIASNIADGPQSMIHRQVEMGIAVRMAVMEALLDSRLRTSGEKK, encoded by the coding sequence ATGACTCAAAATACTTTTTTTCCCTTTTTTCCCCATCAACATCTTTTAGGCATCAAAAATTTAAATGTAGAAGACCTCATTATATTACTGGATCGTGCAGATGCAAATGTTAACCTCTCTCAAAAAATTGATACAATAAAATCTACATTATGTGGACGTACTCAAATTAATCTTTTCTTTGAGGCCTCCACACGCACACAATCTTCTTTTGAATTAGCTGGCAAACGGTTAGGGGCAAACGTGATGAGTATGGCCATTGGCAATTCATCTGTAAAAAAAGGAGAAACATTGATTGATACAGCAGAAACCCTCAATGCGATGAAACCAGATATTCTTGTCATTCGCCATAGGAGTGCTGGAGCAGTTGCTTTGTTAGCACAAAAAGTGGATTGTTGTGTCATTAATGCTGGTGATGGTGCCCATGAACATCCAACACAAGCTTTATTAGACGCTCTGACGATTAAAAGAACAAAGGGCCGCATTGAAGGACTAACTGTTGCAATTTGCGGAGATATTTTGCACTCACGTGTTGCTCGTTCTAATATCCTCAGTCTCAATGCCTTGGGAGCTCGCGTTCGTGCTGTTGCACCTTCAACACTTCTCCCCACAGGAATAGCTGATATGAGTGTTGAGGTCTTTAACACGATGAAAGAGGGACTTAAAGGTGCTGATGTTATTATGATGCTACGCTTACAACACGAACGTATGAACGGTTCCTTCATTCCATCCATTCGTGAATATTTTCATTATTTTGGCTTACATAAGAAAAATTTAGCCTATGCCAAAAGTGATTGCATTGTTTTGCATCCTGGCCCAATAAACCGCGGTGTAGAAATAGCATCTAACATAGCAGATGGACCACAAAGTATGATCCATAGACAAGTGGAAATGGGAATCGCTGTGCGTATGGCTGTCATGGAGGCTTTATTGGATTCACGCCTTAGAACAAGTGGAGAGAAAAAATGA
- the ruvX gene encoding Holliday junction resolvase RuvX: MAIININEVMTHLLPGQVIAGLDLGTKTIGIAVSDMGLTLSNPRPVIQRKKMMEDAHALIKIFDRENVGIIIIGLPLNMNGSCGPRAQATKTFVSNMKAYTKIPFVLWDERLSTIAAERSLLEMDVSRAKRAAKIDSAAAAFILQGALDRIQGLHHMEG; encoded by the coding sequence ATGGCTATTATTAATATCAATGAAGTTATGACACATCTTTTACCTGGACAAGTAATAGCAGGTTTAGATTTGGGCACAAAAACGATTGGAATTGCAGTTTCTGATATGGGGCTCACTCTTTCAAATCCGCGTCCTGTCATTCAACGAAAAAAAATGATGGAAGATGCACACGCCCTTATAAAAATTTTTGATCGTGAAAATGTGGGGATTATTATCATTGGGCTACCTCTTAATATGAATGGAAGTTGTGGCCCTCGTGCTCAAGCAACCAAAACTTTTGTCAGTAATATGAAAGCATATACAAAAATTCCTTTTGTTTTATGGGACGAGCGCTTATCAACAATTGCCGCAGAACGTTCCCTTCTAGAAATGGATGTATCGCGCGCTAAAAGAGCAGCTAAAATTGATTCGGCTGCTGCTGCTTTTATATTGCAAGGTGCGCTCGACAGAATTCAAGGCCTTCATCATATGGAAGGATAG